In Mytilus edulis chromosome 13, xbMytEdul2.2, whole genome shotgun sequence, a single window of DNA contains:
- the LOC139502030 gene encoding uncharacterized protein: MTSKKRENFLRNVILVVDHCKDALVSLVELDITNKGQTFEQFVNANQHELFHLYNNSICCQCPPGRFPYRSRIIHKPQMDLLFDRSSSKLRCHNTARTSDDFCCSKAKVGLCTDVLDLTLARCLLVNFCSDVFWFSCLQFQSITLEDFLNHNKHGIYHVWQNNTACCQCHPGYTLPTNSSRLNQSDWNQMFSSILLPCSYHTRSSNSICSVMAKPGITPANLNPNVNRIILQYFCKLRKVVEAMVQIRNQNYGHANECLMSDNEYIKSVVKIERLIMYIAKVCNKETQFKQKLQEAMNGFLDQKLFNKYQNLMELQTRQQYIHLLSKEEFNYSRMGRIVLNILAEVLYDLYKLDVPNFERERYGCDITYLYSLHRRCNKHIPSTGRWGGSWAGFETCNTTIGDDIERIRLTRNELAHSALYELDEIRFNELYDVIFELLKRFDMHIQPTQPYLDRLKAILVKAISDQQDKNN; the protein is encoded by the exons ATGACTTCAAAAAAACGAGAAAATTTCCTACGGAATGTCATTTTAGTTGTTGACCACTGTAAAGATGCTCTTGTGTCTTTGGTCGAACTGGACATAACAAATAAAGGACAAACGTTTGAACAGTTTGTTAACGCAAATCAACATgaactatttcatttatataacaATTCAATATGTTGTCAGTGCCCACCCGGAAGGTTTCCGTACCGTTCACGTATCATACATAAACCACAAATGGACTTGTTGTTTGACCGATCGTCATCAAAATTACGATGTCATAATACAGCCAGAACATCAGATGACTTCTGTTGCAGTAAGGCAAAGGTAGGTCTATGTACTGATGTGCTAGACCTTACCCTAGCAAGATGTTTGTTGGTCAACTTTTGCAGCGATGTATTCTGGTTTAGCTGTCTTCAGTTTCAGTCAATAACGTTAGAAGATTTTCTCAACCACAACAAACACGGAATATACCATGTATGGCAGAACAACACAGCATGTTGTCAATGTCATCCAGGATATACACTCCCAACAAACTCTTCAAGGTTGAATCAAAGTGACTGGAATCAGATGTTTAGTTCCATTTTGCTGCCATGTTCCTATCATACAAGGAGTAGCAACAGTATCTGCTCCGTTATGGCGAAACCTGGCATAACACCAGCAAATCTTAATCCAAATGTAAATAGAATCATATTGCAGTACTTCTGTAAGTTACGAAAAGTTGTTGAAGCAATGGTTCAAATTAGGAATCAAAACTACGGTCATGCTAATGAATGTTTAATGTCGGATAACGAATATATCAAATCAGTTGTAAAGATAGAACGTTTGATCATGTACATTGCTAAAGtgtgtaacaaagaaacacaattcAAGCAGAAATTACAAGAAGCAATGAATGGTTTCCTCGATCAAAAACTATTTAATAAGTACCAAAATTTGATGGAATTGCAAACCAGACAACAGTACATTCATCtg CTTTCTAAGGAGGAGTTTAATTATTCAAGAATGGGAAGAATAGTTTTGAATATTTTGGCCGAAGTTTTGTATGATCTTTACAAGTTAGACGTACCGAATTTTGAACGTGAAAGATATGGATGTGATATAACATATCTTTACTCGCTGCACAGGAGATGTAATAAACACATACCAAGTACAGGTAGATGGGGAGGGTCGTGGGCGGGTTTCGAAACATGTAATACAACTATTGGGGACGACATAGAACGTATAAGATTAACAAGGAATGAACTGGCGCACTCTGCGTTGTATGAACTTGATGAAATACGCTTCAATGAGTTGTACGATgttatttttgaacttttaaaacGTTTTGATATGCATATCCAACCCACGCAGCCGTATTTGGACCGACTAAAGGCAATTCTAGTCAAAGCCATTTCTGACCAGCAAGACAAAAATAACTGA